One Actinospica robiniae DSM 44927 genomic region harbors:
- a CDS encoding glycosyltransferase, with amino-acid sequence MSQFAPPPPSLAYAANPHEALRRHVVTAVLVSHDGERWLPTVLEALLGQQRPVQRIVAVDTSSRDRSTDLLRQALGPDAVLERKRSSGYGSAVAFGLKNSAPVAYDEFGYDAEPPVEWVWLLHDDSAPSADCLGQLLLTAEEYAQAHPQEQVAVVGPKVHGWYDKRQLLEVGVSVASNGRRWTGLERGEHDQGQYDEVRPVLSVGSAGMLVRRDVWDELKGFDRAVSLFRDDLDFCWRANNAGYKVLVAPEAVIRHAEAAARERRRVDAGPNRPHLLDRAHALYTVSVNRPSLFWPFLYLRLLAGTFFRVLGHLIAKSPGKASDEFLAMLGFATRPDRILRGRAARRRHREADPLEVAQLLPPRWALTRAAIDSIWTQVRGDAALDGGVTASRHGSVESGPVSEESESLETDSLAVIKKLLRQPIIAVGLGLAAIALIAGRSLLFGGTLAGGALLPTPAGASDLWHEYLAGWHGVGLGTNSSAPAYIGLVALLATILLGKASLAVLVLLLGSVPLAGLSASYAFRRVTGSHVLRLWGGYAYGLLAVSLGAVSGGRLGSAVAVALLPLIVTSAANAIGGPGRAGSTRSAWTCAFLLTLATAFAPVVWLLAAVVGAISLVSVGWRARANVIVVAIRMAIILATPMVVLAPWSLTLLRKPSGFLVEVGASGFNLNSPVSKPIGLLLGDPGGPGTYPYWFGAGLLLTALAALLRGTRRRVVIAAWMLTLLGFVSALMLTRTTVAPIGAGVGVVPWPGVSTALLGFGLITATVVGAEGARERIAGAEFGWRQPLTVLVTGAAVLAPAAAGVWWLIHGAQNPISRINAGLPQYLAAEDLGPSQVRTLTLTGGADGTVAYSIARGSGPYLGLADIHPDAADAARLDTLVGQLLSGSGGDTAQQLTELGIAYVWASSSVPTGVEHALSSTSGLTEQALGAGGTSAGSEYWQVNGTVGRVMLQDAKGGAITLAYQCAGTKPTGSNTACAQDVTASVQVAGGATGRVLVLAEQADGGWTAKENGQSLTRVSQADGLEAWSVPADAGTIVIGYQSYTHSIYLLIEALAFAAAMIMALPFGRRPEDQPDEEDEYAEAAEEAAADALAGRRSRTRAAEEPEPAAQPEPEPEFAEPLPTRERRREPEPSVPMPAQAQAPAAESYQPTGYQDEYGYEEEQQYSESGSYQAPVYETAQAFIEPEQYGSGGYATGEHGGYEQPGAGYGYEQQQYQQGQYEQSGSYEQSGSYEQSGSYDQSGSYEQSGSYDQSGSYEQPGTYEQPGTYEQPGAYEQPQQQYEAYEPYAQQPGYGGEGYGYDSAAPYQPAALPQQDYGDQSAYDPYAEPYPQQNQQGYPEQYGEQPAQQAEQYPEFDQYPAGYGQSEQQYGQEGWGR; translated from the coding sequence ATGTCACAGTTCGCACCGCCACCACCCTCCCTCGCGTACGCCGCCAACCCGCACGAGGCGCTGCGCCGGCACGTCGTCACGGCCGTCCTGGTCAGCCACGACGGGGAACGGTGGCTGCCCACCGTGCTCGAGGCGCTGCTCGGGCAGCAGCGCCCGGTCCAGCGCATCGTCGCCGTGGACACCTCCTCCCGAGACCGCTCCACCGACCTGCTGCGCCAGGCGCTCGGTCCGGACGCGGTGCTCGAGCGCAAGCGCTCCTCCGGCTACGGCTCGGCCGTCGCCTTCGGGCTGAAGAACTCCGCGCCGGTCGCCTACGACGAGTTCGGCTACGACGCCGAGCCGCCGGTGGAGTGGGTCTGGCTGCTGCACGACGACTCCGCGCCCTCGGCCGACTGCCTCGGCCAGCTGCTGCTCACGGCCGAGGAGTACGCCCAGGCGCACCCGCAGGAGCAGGTCGCCGTCGTCGGGCCCAAGGTGCACGGCTGGTACGACAAGCGCCAGCTGCTCGAGGTCGGCGTCAGCGTGGCCAGCAACGGCCGGCGCTGGACCGGCCTGGAGCGCGGCGAGCACGACCAGGGCCAGTACGACGAAGTACGTCCGGTGCTCTCGGTCGGCTCGGCCGGCATGCTGGTGCGCCGGGACGTGTGGGACGAGCTCAAGGGCTTCGACCGGGCGGTCTCGCTCTTCCGCGACGACCTCGACTTCTGCTGGCGGGCCAACAACGCCGGGTACAAGGTGCTGGTCGCCCCCGAGGCGGTGATCCGGCACGCCGAGGCCGCGGCCCGGGAACGGCGCCGGGTGGACGCCGGCCCGAACCGCCCGCACCTGCTCGACCGGGCGCACGCGCTCTACACCGTCTCGGTCAACCGGCCCAGCCTGTTCTGGCCGTTCCTGTACCTGCGGCTGCTGGCCGGCACCTTCTTCCGGGTGCTCGGCCACCTGATCGCGAAGAGCCCGGGCAAGGCCTCGGACGAGTTCCTGGCCATGCTCGGCTTCGCCACCCGGCCGGACCGGATACTGCGGGGCCGCGCGGCCCGGCGCAGGCATCGCGAGGCTGACCCGCTCGAGGTGGCGCAGCTGCTGCCGCCGCGCTGGGCCCTGACCCGGGCCGCGATCGACTCCATCTGGACCCAGGTCCGCGGCGACGCCGCCCTCGACGGCGGGGTCACCGCCTCCCGGCACGGCTCGGTGGAGTCCGGACCGGTCTCCGAGGAGTCCGAGTCGCTCGAGACCGACTCCCTCGCCGTCATCAAGAAGCTGCTGCGCCAGCCGATCATCGCGGTCGGCCTCGGCCTGGCCGCGATCGCGCTGATCGCCGGACGCAGCCTGCTGTTCGGCGGCACCCTGGCCGGCGGCGCGCTGCTGCCCACCCCCGCCGGCGCCTCGGACCTGTGGCACGAGTACCTCGCCGGCTGGCACGGCGTGGGCCTGGGCACCAACTCGTCCGCCCCGGCCTACATCGGCCTGGTCGCGCTGCTGGCCACGATCCTGCTCGGCAAGGCCAGCCTGGCCGTGCTGGTGCTGCTGCTCGGCTCGGTCCCGCTGGCCGGCCTGAGTGCCTCCTACGCCTTCCGCCGGGTCACCGGCTCGCACGTGCTGCGCCTGTGGGGCGGCTACGCCTACGGCCTGCTGGCCGTCTCGCTCGGCGCGGTGTCCGGCGGCCGGCTCGGTTCCGCGGTCGCCGTCGCCCTGCTCCCGCTCATCGTCACCAGCGCCGCCAACGCGATCGGCGGCCCGGGCCGGGCCGGCTCCACCCGCTCGGCCTGGACCTGCGCCTTCCTGCTCACCCTGGCCACCGCGTTCGCGCCGGTGGTGTGGCTGCTCGCGGCCGTGGTGGGCGCGATCTCGCTGGTCTCGGTCGGCTGGCGGGCCCGGGCGAACGTGATCGTGGTGGCGATCCGGATGGCGATCATCCTGGCCACCCCGATGGTGGTGCTCGCGCCCTGGTCGCTGACCCTGCTGCGCAAGCCCAGCGGCTTCCTGGTCGAGGTCGGCGCGTCCGGCTTCAACCTGAACTCGCCGGTGTCCAAGCCGATCGGCCTGCTGCTCGGCGACCCGGGCGGCCCCGGCACCTACCCGTACTGGTTCGGCGCGGGCCTGCTGCTCACGGCGCTGGCCGCGCTGCTGCGCGGCACCCGCCGCCGGGTGGTGATCGCGGCCTGGATGCTCACGCTGCTCGGCTTCGTCTCCGCCCTCATGCTCACCCGCACCACGGTCGCCCCGATCGGCGCCGGCGTCGGCGTGGTGCCGTGGCCGGGCGTGTCCACCGCACTGCTCGGCTTCGGCCTGATCACCGCGACCGTGGTCGGCGCGGAGGGCGCGCGCGAGCGGATCGCCGGCGCCGAGTTCGGCTGGCGCCAGCCGCTGACCGTGCTGGTCACCGGCGCCGCGGTGCTCGCCCCGGCCGCGGCCGGGGTCTGGTGGCTCATCCACGGCGCGCAGAACCCGATCAGCCGGATCAACGCCGGCCTGCCGCAGTACCTCGCGGCCGAGGACCTCGGCCCGAGCCAGGTGCGCACCCTGACGCTCACCGGCGGCGCCGACGGCACCGTCGCCTACTCCATCGCGCGCGGCTCCGGCCCTTACCTCGGCCTCGCCGACATCCACCCGGACGCGGCCGACGCGGCTAGGCTCGACACCCTGGTCGGACAGCTGCTCTCCGGCAGCGGCGGAGACACGGCGCAGCAGCTGACCGAACTGGGCATCGCCTACGTCTGGGCCTCGTCCTCGGTGCCGACCGGCGTCGAGCACGCGCTCAGCTCCACCTCCGGGCTGACCGAGCAGGCGCTGGGCGCCGGCGGCACCTCGGCGGGCTCGGAGTACTGGCAGGTCAACGGCACAGTCGGCCGGGTCATGCTGCAGGACGCCAAGGGCGGCGCGATCACGCTGGCCTACCAGTGCGCCGGCACCAAGCCCACCGGCTCGAACACCGCCTGCGCCCAGGACGTGACCGCTTCGGTGCAGGTCGCCGGGGGCGCGACCGGCCGGGTGCTGGTGCTGGCCGAGCAGGCGGACGGCGGCTGGACCGCCAAGGAGAACGGCCAGAGCCTGACCCGGGTCTCGCAGGCGGACGGCCTCGAGGCCTGGTCGGTCCCGGCCGACGCGGGCACGATCGTGATCGGCTACCAGTCCTACACGCACTCGATCTACCTGCTCATCGAGGCCCTGGCCTTCGCCGCCGCGATGATCATGGCGCTGCCGTTCGGCCGTCGTCCGGAGGACCAGCCGGACGAGGAGGACGAATACGCCGAGGCCGCCGAGGAGGCCGCGGCCGACGCGCTGGCGGGCCGGCGCTCCCGGACCCGCGCCGCCGAGGAGCCGGAGCCGGCCGCGCAGCCGGAGCCCGAGCCGGAGTTCGCCGAGCCGCTGCCGACGCGCGAGCGCCGGCGCGAGCCGGAGCCGAGTGTCCCGATGCCGGCCCAGGCGCAGGCCCCGGCGGCGGAGAGCTACCAGCCGACGGGTTATCAGGACGAGTACGGCTACGAAGAAGAGCAGCAGTACTCGGAGAGCGGCTCCTACCAGGCGCCGGTCTACGAGACCGCGCAGGCCTTCATCGAGCCCGAGCAGTACGGCAGCGGCGGGTACGCGACCGGCGAGCACGGCGGCTACGAGCAGCCGGGCGCCGGATACGGCTACGAGCAGCAGCAGTACCAGCAGGGCCAGTACGAGCAGTCCGGTTCCTACGAGCAGTCCGGTTCCTACGAGCAGTCGGGTTCGTATGACCAGTCCGGCTCTTATGAGCAGTCGGGCTCGTATGACCAGTCCGGTTCGTACGAACAGCCTGGGACTTACGAGCAGCCTGGGACTTATGAGCAGCCGGGCGCCTACGAGCAGCCGCAGCAGCAGTACGAGGCCTACGAGCCCTACGCGCAGCAGCCCGGCTACGGCGGCGAGGGCTACGGCTACGACTCCGCGGCGCCGTACCAGCCCGCGGCGTTGCCGCAGCAGGACTACGGCGACCAGTCGGCCTACGACCCCTACGCCGAGCCGTATCCGCAGCAGAACCAGCAGGGCTATCCGGAACAGTACGGCGAGCAGCCGGCCCAGCAGGCCGAGCAGTATCCGGAGTTCGACCAGTATCCGGCCGGATACGGCCAGTCCGAGCAGCAGTACGGTCAGGAAGGGTGGGGCCGGTGA
- a CDS encoding DUF5719 family protein, with the protein MSENQPKQSRLGPVAGVGRRIQVAGFVIVALVAGLGYGYAKPAASAPVAHTSHGATTSPVNTAEVICPVVKDSADTNVGVFTPTTVTASGTGSATVSQLSQLGGTGKPKTILTVGKPGALVGTAQSLNGGVTGSVDELSDPVVARVTGPNAPGFTVTESTVPGPQVESGAASENCGSPDTDFWFTGLGGSKSEFSLLNMVDADSIPASVNVTVYSGNGQLAGNGATALQGLTITAGSQVQELISNIAQNQTAPYVVHVVATVGRVAAAVVDYDSDGAGRDFIGSQKAATSLVMPGIPQAEDNEKIELSLLSPNAPATIVLRWVGQSTIVPATGTFSGVLEQGKVASVDLSSVANAGEYAALAVCGSASATNQCLPVTGSNGPIDIVGEVKIAQSDSSGKDVAYITPVSALSGDGVVAHNLTSSVLTLTNTGSSAATVKVTQTPNSKSPAPVTNTYTVKPGATLGQSLTMPKGATDYALTVTPVSGTVYAARIGGSGHQLTIQSLSTAAETVTIPTVDQDVSGLVPQN; encoded by the coding sequence GTGAGCGAGAACCAACCCAAGCAGAGCCGGCTCGGCCCGGTGGCCGGTGTCGGCCGCCGGATCCAGGTGGCCGGCTTCGTGATCGTCGCCCTGGTGGCGGGCCTCGGCTACGGCTACGCCAAGCCGGCCGCCTCCGCACCGGTGGCGCACACGTCGCACGGCGCGACCACCAGCCCGGTCAACACCGCCGAGGTGATCTGCCCGGTGGTCAAGGACAGCGCCGACACCAACGTGGGCGTCTTCACGCCCACCACGGTCACCGCCTCCGGCACCGGCTCCGCCACCGTCAGCCAGCTCTCCCAGCTCGGCGGCACCGGCAAGCCCAAGACCATCCTCACCGTCGGCAAGCCGGGCGCGCTGGTCGGCACCGCGCAGAGCCTCAACGGCGGGGTCACCGGCAGTGTGGACGAGCTCTCCGACCCGGTCGTGGCCAGGGTCACCGGGCCGAACGCGCCGGGATTCACCGTCACCGAGTCGACCGTCCCCGGGCCGCAGGTCGAGAGCGGGGCGGCCTCGGAGAACTGCGGCAGCCCGGACACCGACTTCTGGTTCACCGGCCTGGGCGGCAGCAAGAGCGAGTTCTCCCTGCTCAACATGGTCGACGCGGACTCGATCCCGGCGAGCGTGAACGTCACCGTCTACTCCGGGAACGGCCAGCTGGCCGGCAACGGCGCCACCGCCCTGCAGGGCCTGACGATCACCGCCGGCTCGCAGGTCCAGGAGCTGATCTCGAACATCGCACAGAACCAGACCGCGCCGTACGTGGTGCACGTGGTGGCCACCGTCGGCCGGGTGGCCGCGGCCGTGGTCGACTACGACAGCGACGGCGCCGGCCGCGACTTCATCGGCTCGCAGAAGGCCGCCACCTCGCTCGTCATGCCGGGCATCCCGCAGGCCGAGGACAACGAGAAGATCGAGCTGAGCCTGCTCTCCCCGAACGCCCCCGCCACGATCGTGCTGCGCTGGGTGGGCCAGTCCACCATCGTCCCGGCCACCGGCACCTTCTCCGGCGTGCTGGAGCAGGGCAAGGTGGCGTCGGTGGATCTGAGCTCGGTCGCCAATGCCGGGGAGTACGCGGCGCTGGCGGTGTGCGGCTCCGCCAGCGCCACGAACCAGTGCCTGCCGGTCACCGGCAGCAACGGGCCGATCGACATCGTCGGCGAGGTCAAGATCGCCCAGTCCGACAGCTCGGGCAAGGACGTCGCGTACATCACCCCGGTCTCCGCGCTCAGCGGCGACGGTGTGGTCGCGCACAACCTGACCAGCTCGGTGCTCACGCTCACCAACACCGGCTCGAGCGCCGCGACGGTGAAGGTCACCCAGACTCCGAACAGCAAGTCGCCGGCGCCGGTCACCAACACCTACACGGTCAAGCCGGGCGCGACCCTGGGCCAGAGCCTGACCATGCCGAAGGGCGCCACCGACTACGCGCTGACCGTCACCCCCGTCAGCGGCACCGTGTACGCGGCCCGGATCGGCGGCAGCGGCCACCAGCTGACCATCCAGTCGCTGAGCACGGCCGCGGAGACGGTGACCATCCCCACGGTCGACCAGGACGTGTCCGGACTGGTGCCGCAGAACTGA
- a CDS encoding metallopeptidase family protein has protein sequence MHSKSGSATPPPSQPRRRKTRDRRGRGLRGPLAPAELPLSLTRAEKFDDLVLDAVERLEQRWPQLAAVEFAVEQVPPPGAEYWSADPVPLGRAIRAARGEPDRIVVYRRPTEVRAATQAELVPLVYEVVVEQVAELLGLDPEVIDPESDVD, from the coding sequence GTGCACAGTAAGTCGGGATCAGCCACGCCGCCGCCGAGCCAGCCGCGCCGGCGCAAGACGCGTGACCGGCGTGGACGCGGCCTGCGCGGGCCGCTGGCGCCGGCCGAGCTCCCGCTCAGCCTGACCCGGGCGGAGAAGTTCGACGACCTGGTCCTGGACGCGGTGGAGCGGCTGGAGCAGCGCTGGCCGCAGCTGGCCGCGGTGGAGTTCGCGGTGGAGCAGGTGCCGCCGCCAGGGGCGGAGTACTGGTCGGCCGACCCGGTGCCGCTGGGCCGGGCGATCCGGGCCGCGCGCGGGGAGCCGGACCGGATCGTGGTCTACCGCCGGCCGACGGAGGTGCGGGCGGCGACGCAGGCGGAGCTGGTCCCGCTGGTGTACGAAGTCGTGGTGGAGCAGGTGGCCGAGCTGCTCGGGCTGGACCCTGAGGTCATCGACCCGGAGTCGGACGTGGACTGA
- a CDS encoding DUF3499 domain-containing protein, with protein sequence MSLVRRCSRTACGRQAVATLTYVYADSTAVLGPLATFAEPHCYDLCAEHSERLTAPRGWQIVRLSPPETGRRAPSTDDLEALAIAVREAARAPEPAPPAPEPGVRVVRQGDKPPRRGHLRPVDDSDGPAYSANR encoded by the coding sequence GTGAGTCTTGTCCGTCGCTGTTCGCGCACCGCCTGTGGTCGCCAGGCGGTGGCCACGCTGACCTACGTCTATGCGGACTCGACCGCGGTCCTCGGACCACTGGCCACCTTCGCCGAGCCGCACTGCTACGACCTGTGCGCCGAGCACTCCGAGCGCCTCACCGCGCCGCGCGGCTGGCAGATCGTCAGACTCTCCCCGCCCGAGACCGGACGGCGCGCCCCGTCCACCGACGACCTCGAGGCGCTCGCCATCGCCGTGCGCGAGGCGGCGCGCGCCCCCGAACCCGCGCCCCCCGCCCCGGAACCGGGCGTGCGGGTGGTGCGCCAGGGCGACAAGCCGCCGCGCCGTGGACATCTGCGCCCGGTGGACGACTCGGACGGCCCGGCGTACTCGGCCAACCGGTAG
- a CDS encoding phosphomannomutase/phosphoglucomutase: MTAPHPTAGDLTHVVKAYDIRALVPEQLDETIATALGAAFVRVVGAEAITIGWDMRPSSPTLADAFARGAAAQGADVVKIGLASTDELYFASGHLDLPGAMFTASHNPAKYNGIKMCRAGAAPVGQDTGLEDIRALAARELAAPGTVLVPAEKQGSITERDLLTAYAAHLRSLVDLTEIRPLKVVVDAANGMGGHTVPTVFHGLPLDLVPMYFELDGTFPNHEANPLDPKNLVDLQAKVTETGADLGLAFDGDADRCFIVDERGEPVSPSAITALVATRELAKHPGATVIHNLITSQAVPEIVREHGGVPVRTRVGHSFIKQEMAVTGAVFGGEHSAHYYFADFWKADTGMLAAMHVLAALGGQEQPLSELTAVFERYHASGEINSQVADQAGRTAAVRSAFADRPGVSIDDLDGMTVAGDGWWFNLRPSNTEPLLRLNIEARSTDEVAAVRDEVLAIVRLPEA, translated from the coding sequence GTGACAGCCCCGCACCCGACCGCCGGCGACCTGACCCACGTCGTGAAGGCGTACGACATCCGCGCCCTCGTTCCCGAGCAGCTCGACGAGACCATCGCCACCGCACTCGGCGCCGCGTTCGTCCGCGTGGTCGGCGCCGAGGCGATCACCATCGGCTGGGACATGCGCCCGTCCTCCCCGACCCTGGCTGACGCGTTCGCCCGCGGAGCCGCGGCCCAGGGCGCCGACGTGGTCAAGATCGGCCTGGCCTCGACCGACGAGCTCTACTTCGCCTCCGGCCACCTCGACCTGCCCGGCGCGATGTTCACCGCGAGCCACAACCCGGCCAAGTACAACGGGATCAAGATGTGCCGGGCCGGCGCCGCGCCGGTCGGCCAGGACACCGGCCTCGAGGACATCCGCGCCCTCGCCGCCCGCGAGCTCGCCGCCCCCGGCACCGTGCTGGTCCCGGCGGAGAAGCAGGGCTCGATCACCGAGCGCGACCTGCTCACGGCGTACGCGGCGCACCTGCGCTCGCTGGTCGACCTGACCGAGATCCGCCCGCTCAAGGTCGTGGTGGACGCGGCCAACGGCATGGGCGGGCACACCGTGCCGACCGTCTTCCACGGCCTGCCGCTCGACCTGGTCCCGATGTACTTCGAGCTCGACGGCACCTTCCCGAACCACGAGGCCAACCCGCTGGACCCGAAGAACCTGGTCGACCTGCAGGCCAAGGTGACCGAGACCGGAGCCGACCTCGGCCTGGCCTTCGACGGCGACGCGGACCGCTGCTTCATCGTGGACGAGCGCGGCGAGCCGGTCTCCCCGTCCGCGATCACCGCGCTGGTGGCCACCCGCGAACTGGCCAAGCACCCGGGCGCCACCGTCATCCACAACCTGATCACCTCTCAGGCGGTGCCGGAGATCGTGCGCGAGCACGGCGGCGTCCCGGTGCGCACCCGGGTCGGGCACTCGTTCATCAAGCAGGAGATGGCCGTCACCGGCGCCGTCTTCGGCGGCGAGCACTCCGCGCACTACTACTTCGCCGACTTCTGGAAGGCCGACACCGGGATGCTGGCCGCGATGCACGTGCTCGCGGCCCTCGGCGGCCAGGAGCAGCCGCTGTCCGAGCTCACCGCCGTGTTCGAGCGCTACCACGCCTCCGGCGAGATCAACAGCCAGGTGGCCGACCAGGCCGGGCGCACCGCCGCGGTGCGTTCCGCGTTCGCCGACCGGCCCGGCGTGAGCATCGACGACCTCGACGGGATGACCGTGGCCGGCGACGGCTGGTGGTTCAATCTGCGGCCGTCCAACACCGAACCGCTGCTGCGCCTGAACATCGAGGCGCGCTCCACCGACGAGGTCGCCGCCGTGCGCGACGAGGTCCTCGCCATCGTCCGTCTCCCGGAGGCCTGA
- a CDS encoding Trm112 family protein, producing MSTLIEPALLEILACPACHCPLREDAEASELVCTDPACALAYPVRDHIPVLLIDEARKAA from the coding sequence ATGAGCACCCTGATCGAGCCCGCCCTGCTGGAGATCCTGGCCTGCCCGGCCTGCCACTGCCCGCTGCGCGAGGACGCGGAGGCGAGCGAGCTGGTGTGCACCGACCCGGCCTGCGCGCTGGCCTACCCGGTCCGCGACCACATCCCGGTGCTGCTGATCGACGAGGCCAGGAAGGCCGCGTAA
- a CDS encoding SIS domain-containing protein, producing MSADPEELLGDPRLVEQADHGGTLRLVAMGGARIRRAAALRELDPAADEALRALAAEGRPRALVLLGYGTGATVAGLVAAVAGPGANVPIQSVPGPSLPGWIGSLDLVVVASTTGRSPEIAAALTEAVRRGCRCVVVAPPASPIGRLAADSRAALLPMADEAAPVWARLWSVAVPVLLVLEAAGVLPAQSYEAAAAAADDAAVRFRPSQETFVNPAKEIALRCAEHPVAVWAGGLVAMVAANRLADLAALRAGRPVLHAALPDLGRGQLGLLDGPAAADTADLFYDPDVDGPRGGGANPAFVLLAEEGVDPRTSVVEAMLTDHGLPLTTVTAQQPRPLERAAYLIALADFAGCYLAAAVQAGPDQGRSIEEYRVRTAQ from the coding sequence GTGAGCGCCGACCCCGAGGAGCTGCTGGGCGACCCGCGGCTGGTGGAGCAGGCCGACCACGGCGGCACGCTGCGCCTGGTCGCGATGGGCGGGGCCCGGATCCGGCGCGCGGCGGCGCTGCGCGAGCTGGACCCGGCCGCCGACGAGGCGCTGCGCGCGCTCGCCGCGGAGGGCCGTCCGCGGGCCCTGGTGCTGCTCGGCTACGGCACCGGGGCGACCGTGGCCGGGCTGGTGGCCGCGGTCGCCGGCCCCGGCGCGAACGTGCCGATCCAGTCCGTGCCCGGGCCCTCGCTGCCCGGCTGGATAGGGTCGCTCGACCTGGTCGTGGTGGCCTCCACCACCGGCCGCTCCCCGGAGATCGCCGCCGCGCTGACCGAGGCCGTGCGCCGGGGCTGCCGCTGCGTCGTGGTGGCCCCGCCCGCCTCGCCGATCGGCCGGCTCGCCGCGGACAGCCGCGCCGCGCTGCTGCCGATGGCGGACGAGGCGGCGCCGGTCTGGGCCCGGCTCTGGTCGGTGGCGGTCCCGGTGCTGCTGGTGCTCGAGGCCGCCGGGGTGCTGCCCGCGCAGTCGTACGAGGCCGCCGCGGCCGCCGCGGACGACGCCGCGGTGCGCTTCCGGCCGAGCCAGGAGACCTTCGTCAACCCCGCCAAGGAGATCGCGCTGCGCTGCGCCGAGCATCCGGTGGCGGTCTGGGCCGGCGGCCTGGTGGCCATGGTCGCGGCCAACCGGCTGGCCGACCTCGCCGCGCTGCGGGCCGGGCGACCGGTGCTGCACGCCGCGCTGCCCGACCTCGGGCGCGGCCAGCTCGGCCTGCTCGACGGCCCGGCCGCGGCGGACACGGCAGACCTCTTCTACGACCCGGACGTCGACGGTCCCCGCGGCGGGGGCGCGAACCCCGCGTTCGTGCTGCTGGCCGAGGAGGGCGTGGATCCGCGCACCTCGGTGGTGGAGGCGATGCTGACCGACCACGGCCTTCCGCTGACCACGGTGACGGCGCAACAGCCGCGTCCGCTCGAGCGGGCGGCGTACCTGATCGCGTTGGCCGACTTCGCCGGCTGCTACCTCGCCGCGGCCGTGCAGGCGGGCCCGGACCAGGGGCGATCCATCGAGGAATACCGCGTGCGCACCGCCCAGTGA
- a CDS encoding WXG100 family type VII secretion target translates to MASGTVHVGFGDMQDAAAAVGAANRAVQVELDDLYRMLAPIVANWSGDASESFQYQHQVWVKAADDLNSVLSHIAVLLQDSHAAYTQAEADTAALWSE, encoded by the coding sequence ATGGCGAGCGGAACGGTGCACGTCGGCTTCGGCGACATGCAGGACGCGGCGGCCGCGGTCGGCGCGGCGAACCGGGCTGTCCAAGTCGAACTCGACGACCTCTACCGGATGCTGGCCCCGATCGTCGCCAACTGGAGCGGTGACGCGTCCGAGAGCTTCCAGTACCAGCACCAGGTCTGGGTGAAGGCCGCCGACGACCTCAACTCCGTGCTCTCGCACATCGCCGTGCTGCTGCAGGACTCCCACGCCGCCTACACCCAGGCGGAGGCGGACACCGCCGCGCTGTGGAGTGAATGA